The Phacochoerus africanus isolate WHEZ1 chromosome 9, ROS_Pafr_v1, whole genome shotgun sequence genomic sequence CCAGCATGGATTTAAGGGAGCAAGTTCCTttcacatttattctttcatggcattgaagaaataaaacatctaggtggtgggggtgggggtgggggggtggcaccGCCATAGGGGGTGTCTAGGTAGGAAGACCTGGGAGAAACTCTCCACCAGAATCACTGCTGAGTGGGCAGGAGCTGTCAGAACCTCAAACATGGACACGGCAGGTTCCAGGGGAGAACCTAAGAGGCTGGGAGTTTCCAGTGGATTTTGGCATTTTGTGGAGTGGCTCTCAGTTGCCAGCTTCCAATCTCCACTTGGGCACCAGTGGAGAAGGTGGCctgagttcccagtgtggcttgctggggctggggtggacaAAAAGGTCTTGTCCTCCCAAATCAGGGCTGTGTGTTGGTTGCCAGGGGGCCACACAGAGGCTGGTCATTATTTCACCCGCACAGGCTGGGGCTGTTTCCCGTCACATCTGTTGTCTGCAATGGGATTCAGAGACAGGACCTGCCCTCCCCTGCCTTGGGAGGCAGGCACCTAAGGAAATCTTTGACAGGaggttaatatatataaatatattttttgcctttttttagggcctcacctgcggcatatggaggtcatatggaggttcccaggctagggggcaaatcggagctgtagcccctggcctacaccacagccataataacgccagatccgagccgcgtctgtgacctacaacacagctcacggcaacgccggatccttaacccactgagtgaggccagggattgcgtcctcatggttcctagtcagattcgtttctgctgtgccaggacaggggCTCCGACAAGAGGTTAATGTTGAGAATACACAGAGagctcctaaaactcaacaagtaaaaacaaacaacccaactaaaacatgggcaaaggacctgagagacatttctctaaagaagatatacagatggccgcaAAGCACGTGACAAGCAGCTATGTACCATTCGTCACCAGGAGAACAGATCCAAACCACAAGACGtcacttcatacccactaggatgcctataattaaaaaaaaaaaggtaaccagtaggctggcagctgtagctctgttttgacctctagcctgggtacctccacatgcctctggtgtaggcttaaaaaaataaggaaaaaaatgggcgAGAGAGCGTTCGACAGTGCTAAGCATCATACAGAAAATGGATATGGTGATGGGGTGCATATTTAGGCCCAGtgtccaggaaggcttcctggagggggagGCATTTGAGCAGAGATGGGAGGGATGGGAGTGAGGCTGCCTGGAGACAGCATGTCCCAGGGGGAGGAGCACTGGGGCTGCCCTGCCAGGGAGGAGGTGTGGGGGGGTAGCTGGGGGAAGACTGTGCAGTGGGGGCATTGCCTTATGAGTGGGACAGGACATCACAGAATTCCAGAATGTTCTGGCTGCAGGGACAGGACAGCCTGGGGtatggggtggggcgggggcacaACCAGTGGGGTCCTCGCCACCACCCTGGCTCTGGGCAGGGCTGTGCACATAGAATGAGCGGGCAGAGTGCAGCCAAACTCTGGGCAGTGGGAAGCAGAGGCCGCTGTTCCACAAACCAGCTTCTAGGTCTCGCCAACACTTAAGACATACTCTTAGTTTTATTCTGTTTAAATTTGGAAGAGTAAAAACTGAAaacccgtcatggctcagtgattaatgaatccgactaggaaccaggaggttgcaggttcgatccctggcctcgctcagtgggttaagggtccagcgttgccgtgagctgtagtgtaggtcgcagacgcggctcggatcctgcattgctgtggctctggcgtaggctggcagctgtggctccaattggacccctagcctgggaacctccatatgccatgggtacagccctaaaaagtcaacaaaaacaaaaaaaaccctgaaaactgaaacttccttcccccagccctgtcGGAAGGCCTTTCCCCGCCTTCACCCACGTTCGGCACACACGTGGCTGCAATGACACCAGGCTCTGAGGGCAGATGGGTGCCCCCCTACTCCCGGGCTCTGAGGGCTGAGGACCCGGGAGGCCAGCCCCCTTGCCGGGAAGGTGTGGGTGGGGAGGCCGTGTGCGCACACGTCTGTGGGTGATGCTTACCCAtgtgtgctgtacagtaggaagcACCCCCCAATCCTGTGCCTGCCCAAAAGAGGGCAGCCTTGTGTTTCTGAAGGTCTGGGGGGcactgggagggaggggaaaagtgGGTGCTGGAACTGAGGTGGGGAGGACCCCCAGGGCAgcgccccctgcccccttcctctgtgcctgttggtgttgctgctgtggcggtCCCGCTGAACCCAGGTGGGAGCAGAGTGAGTGGGGTGGAGTTGCCTGCAGGGAAGGGAGGCACCAGGCCAGGTGGATGTCCCCACCTGGCACATTCTCCTGCGTTTATGCCACTTCCCCAGCCGCTTCCACTGGGTACCAGGGACTGCCGTGAACCAAGCCAGTCTCGGGAGGTTGAGATTCCAAAACGAGGGTGGGAAGGTGAGCCACACACGGCTCAGATGCCTTCCCCCAGAGATGGGAGCTGAGAAAGGAACAAACTCGAGAGTGCTGCCCCACTGACCAAGGTCCTGGGACAGGAACCGCCGATCCTGTGTGAGGAGCCCACAGAGGCTGCGTggctggagcaggagggaggtgggcaggggacCGGGCAGAGAGGCTCAGTGAACACTGCCGCCTCCGCGTGCACACCCATTtaactgcacccccccccccccgcactcTGTGCTGCTGCAGGTCGCAGAGATGCCCAGGGAATAACACACTGGCACTCCTGCACCTGTCGCTACTGAGGGCTAGCTGTTCCCAGCGTTTGCTTCTCCCAGTGGTGTGGCAGGGGACACCTGTGTACGCTTTGTCATGTGGCTCTGGGATAAAATAGAAGAGGGTTGCTGGGTCAGAGGACCAGGCACAGGACCCAGGCTGGCTGGTCAGGGTGGtgctgagggtggggtgggaggcgcCTGGGATGCAGGCCTCATTCTCTTGTTTTGCCAGAGGGTTGAGTGGCGATGGGGGCCACCCAGCAGCACCTGCCTGTCTCTGGGGTCTCCCCTGGTCCCTGGTCCTTGTGGAACCCCAgcctgaggatggggagggacTGACCCAGTTCACAGCCCTATCAGGGACTACAGACCCAGACCTGTCTCTCGTGAGGCTGATTCTGGAGGTGGAAGGGCTGGAAGAAGGATCTCAGTCCTTGTCTTCTTTGAAggaagaattcagcaaagagaccTAGATTCTGAACTAGAGACAGAGTTGATTAGAAGGAAAGTATGTGGCAGAGCACAGGGTCAGCTGAGTGAGCTGCGGGCAGTAGCGTTGCTTATATGGGGCAGTTTCCTAGGTTGTCTTTTGCCAGTCATCTCACTTGCAAATCATTTGCAGCAGCTCAGCCTGGAGTCTGTCTGGGTACCTGGGCCTCGGGAGCTGGCAGAGGGCAGTGCTGCCCCATGTGTAGGGCAGGCAGGCATTGGCGTGTGATCTCCCAGCTGTGCCTTGGGTGTCCCTCAACCCGCACACGTCTTCATCTCCTGGGTTCCTGAGAGACGAGGGTGATCGCAGCATGAGCTCCCGTTGTGTGGGGCCTGGATGTGATGCCAATCTGGAGCTGAGCCCAGGGAGGCACAGGGTGGCGTGAGCTCTTGTGGTCCCACAGGAGGGAGGGCAGGCTGGGAGAGGACCTGGGAGGAACCTGGATGATGGGGAGGCCATGTGGGTGAGGGCTGCATTAGCCAGAAAGGCAAGTCCAAGACAAGCAAAAAGCCCCCAAGCTGCTGAGCCTCATGTGTCAAGCAGGGCATGGGAGGAAGGGTGGGTggtgagggggcaggagggccCCTGGGGCAGGTCTGGGGGAGGCTCAGCTTTGCTGAGTTGCAGGTGCCTCCCAGGATGGCTGGGGAGCAGTGGAGCTTTGGGGGAATTCGGTGCTGCTGTGGGAGTTGCGTCGACAGACCAGAGACAAAAGGGGGTGACACTGAGCCACCCCTCCATGCATCCTCTCTGCTgctgccttcctgcctctggtCCTGTGGTATCAGCTGACAAGAGAACAGCATGGGGAGGGGGCCCCGAGGAAACTCTGGGAGGCTCGCAGCAAAAGCGCTGGCCAGGTGGGCAACAGATGCTTAGGGTCCGTGGCCTCCATGAAAACGGTCCACTCTGCCCTTAGGAGCAAGGGGAGGAGTGCCAGGTGAGGGGCACAAGATGCcttctgtgtgccaagcacaTATGCTAGGAACTTTGGTGGCTCTTTTCTTGCATAATTCTCACAGCTTCCTGGCAAAGTCAGCATGATCATCTCAGCTGTGGAAACTGACCATCAGCGGGCAGGTGAGACCTTGCAGCTGGAGCCCTGGTGTGTCTGAAGTCTCCCTGGCCACGCTGTGCTCACAGCTGTCACAAGCCATTGAGTCAGGTGCTACGGCCCTCACTTTTGTATCTTCACAGAGAACAGCCCAGAATCCATGGACAAAAGTTCTTCTTCcatcactgaagaaaaaaagaaacatgagaaaaaaagcaaaggtaaTTCTGGAGCTGGGAACTGAAGTCCAGTTGCTGGGATGCAAACTCTCCCTTAGCCTCTTGAGGCCTTCGCACCGCATTTCTGGTGTGAAAGCCAGAGAGAAACTGCTTTCTGTTTCCATTAGGAATTGAGTTACTGAGACTTGAAATAACAGAGACATATACAAAGTCGGAGGTATTTTTCCTCTAGTGATGAGAAATGGGGCTGGCAGAAGGCCCTCTGGCCCTCAGTCAGCACACAGACTCCACCCTTCAAACCACACCTGCACAAACCTGGAAGGGTCTCCTGCCCTCCCATCCTGTACGAGCCCCTGTCTTCCCTGCGCCCTCTTGTCTGTGGGTCCCCGATGGACCCTGGGCCACTCTGCCTCAGTCTTTGCTCCCAGGGTACAGGCCTCCTCCAGAACCAGGCTGAGACCTCACAAAGCCTCTGCTGACCACCCCCCTCACAGGCCAGGGCAAGGCAGatgatttttctctgttctctatACTCTGAGCACCACTCTGTTTTGTAAATGCTGTTTTGATAggatcaaattattattatttttttgtctttttgcctcttctagggctgcacccgtggcatatggaggctcccaggctaggggttgaatcggagctgtagctgctgcatctgcaacctacaccacagctcacggcaacgccggatcctgaacccactgagcaaggccagggatcaaatctgcaaccccGTGgctcctcgttggattcgtttcctctgagccactacgggaactcccaaaaatgtatttctttttttaaatatgatattctttttactttcaagagttttttatttttattttttagacagTGAAACCTCTTTCTTCTAAAGTAAGAATGGGGGAAGCAACCATGTGTTTAAGCCCTAAATTTGGTGCCCTGTGGGGCCCCTCTTGTCTGACACCCAGTGAGCTGAGCGGTGGGAGCCTCACCTTTACTCCTGGGAGAAGGGCAACAGAATCGGGGTCTGTggcagcccccacctcccacatccctgccctgcctccccagaCTTCAGGCTCTGGGTCCTCTCCCGCTTCCAAGCCCAGCCTCGCCCCTGGGAAGTTCCAGGAGACCCCCTACAGGGACCAAGCGTGTCCTCCAGATGCCCATCCCCCTCAGTGCCAGGGTCAGCTGGTCCCATTACTTACAAATGCAGGCAGAGCTTCTCTCTTCTCTGGAGCTGGGGTGCCTGAGATTTTAAATGAGAGGGGAAGAGGGCCAGGAACGAAGCACATGTCTGAGACACGGTGGGGTCTGTGTTCACAAGGTCTCTTTCGGACGCCAGGGACAGAAGCCCAAGTCCAAGTAGGTGAAACGGGACAGTTAAGTTTATAGAGCTGGAAGGTCCAGGGGTGGCcttcaggcacagctggatccaAGAGAACGCTCGCTGCTGGCTCATGGTTTCATGGAAGCCCCATGGTTTCATGGCTAGGAGGGTGCCGGGACCTCAGAGGCACAGATCACCGCTTGGAAGGGCTGGCCCGTTTCTCCATGAGCTGTCTCCCTCTCCAGTGTCCATGATGCTTCCCGACCGTTCAGATAATCCCTTCCACATGTCCGAGGATGTGGATTTCTTCTTGCTCAGAGATAAGGAGCGGAATAAGTCTCTCGCAGTGAGTATGCAGGCGAAGCCTGCCCACACCTCTTCCCTCGCACAGCCCAGCCAGACCGCGCACACGTCAGGTCACTGTCTTCCTCTGGAATAATCAATGTCTCACCATTTCCTATGAAGTCAACTCAAAACTGCCTGGACCCAGGTCTCTGTGTGTCCCACCGTCTTACCAGTTTCCTCACCACTGTCCCCGGACCTTTGTTAAGGTGTCTTCCTCGGAGCTTCTGTGGCTGCAGCCTTAGCCAGCATGGCTTAACTTCTGCTGTCCCTGTGTGATGCTCCCTGTCCCTAAAGACCCTAGGAACCCCCCGGCCTGCTCTAGCTTTGCACAGTCCCCTCTCACTGGAATTCTTGGAGGCCAGAtgcacacacccctcccccagcagcgCCTGGGAGCCTGACCCCCAGCCCGTGGCTCGTCTGCATCCCACCTCACACCCTTCCCCCCAGCACAGCCCCCCGGTGTCCTCACACTGACCCCAAGAAGCTGCCCAGTGTCCTTAAATCACTGACCTTCTGCCACTGGGATTCTAATGAGTGACGTTTTCCCAACATTATTGTGCATGGATATGCAAATTAGTGGCCTCAAGCTGGATTTCTGCACACATTAGCGGTAGAATAGGTCTCGCACCTGGCAGAGCCAGCAGGAAGTAGAATTTGACCAGGAGAAGCCATATGAAGACCATGTGAGGGCTTATCCAATCAGGCAGGCCCTCCAGAGCCAACAGGGATATGGAGGTCCCAGGGCCTGGACAGTAGGAGAGGCTGGGAGCCCCTGTGGCAAAAGGGGGACACCAGGCCTCTGGGAAGAAGAGCTCCCATCCCATCCTATCCTGGGACCCTCCTATGTGAAGGCTGCTGGCCAAATGCAGAAGCCCAAGCCACTGCCTACCCGCAGCTCAGCTCttccaggaggggtggggaggctgaGCCTGCCTGATCCCGCCCCCCAGGATCGAGAGAAGAAGAAGATGCTTCGGGTGCATGAGAAGATGACGTCCTCTTCCAAAGTGTCAGCCAAGCATGCCAGCCTGCGGCGCGAGCTGCAGCTGGAGGATGAGATGGAGGACCTGGAGGTGCAGGCGCACGCCGAGCAGCTGCGCACCTTCCACGACCAGATGGCCTGGAAACTCTCCAAGACCCGAGGTGCTGCCCCGGACCCCTGAAGTCAGGTGGTGGCCATTCCTGTCGAAACAGTGCTGTTAAAGTGCTTGGAGATGCGGGGCTATGGTgccgtgggggcagggggagggtctCCTCTGTGCCTGACTTCTGCTCTGTCACAAAGATCCATTCCAGATGGATTGCAAGCTTTTGAATCCCAGTACTGCATGCGATCCGAATGCTGAACTGTACAGTGAATTCAGGCTGTACAGTGTATAAAATGCAGTCACTTAACTTGGTCAAGTGTATCGATCTGGGACTAGGGTTCACATCTGAGCTTCAGCACTTAATGGCTTCTATGTCGTGGCCAAGTCAGCTTTGGACTGCAGCTTCCTTTCCTGGCTGAGAACAGTACAAGCACATGGGTTGTGGGATTCTGTCTTCAGACACTGCATGTAGTGAGTCAGTTCTGTGTGTATTAACTggggttattcttttttttttttgtctttttgccttttcttgggccactcctgtggcatatggaggttcccaggctaggggtccaatcggagctgtagccactggcctacaccagagccacagcaacgcgggatccaagctgcatctgcaacctgcaccacagctcacagcaacgccggacccttaacccactgagcaaggccagggattgaacccgcaacctcatggttcctagttggatttgttaaccactgaaccacaacaggaactcccaagctggGGTTATTTTTATGATCCAGTAGGAAATCTGAAGTAATATTCTACCAGTGAAGTGTAAGTCACTAAATTACCGTtccaaggaggtgagggggagTTAGGATATATAGGCAGGTAGCAGGGACAATAGATTACAGAAAACGGggtatctcaagttaaggaattcagCGCATTTCTCTGGGGCGATGCAAAGGGCTGGCTCGCTGGAATCACTCCTCTGCTGTGCACCTCAGCTAAGGGGCcagtctttgtttccttcctgagtttgCTCAGGGCTCACAGGCTCACCCTTGGGAGGGGCTGCactcacagatgactgtgacatctttttgttttgccgACCTaactgcagcccaggaggcagcatttcagactGAAATACTGccacaaagaggaaagaaaaaaaataccaggaTAAATGTGCTAAAGGTGAAGGGGAGCTCTatgcagccaggcacacattttGCAAAAGTTTGCTGCCAGTCTCGTGAAGGCAAccactagtcacaaggagcaggcatcaccatgaaggattttagtgtttttctagatatgaggagatgcaggaATCGGGctcataaaatctaaaaatatctagctatctgaagatctgttcttccagttttcccagagcacaaaatgcctccctcctggtctccacgGGGGGGTGCTGTGGGACGGCAGCTGCAGGGGTTCATGATTTAATCCCGGAGAGGCTGATGGCaggtgccaaactccagttcacagtcCCATCTGTAGCTGGAGAGCACCCGGCCTTCCTCTCCAGAAGGGCAGGGAAAGGCCCCCATGGGCTTTGCCTCTTGCGAGTGCATTTGGGAGGGTGGTCCTGATGCCCTCCATAATTTCCTCCCGCCTGGCTTAAACCCTGGCAGTGTAGACTCAGCTGCTGCCCGAGCTGGGCCCTGGAGGCAAACATCCTCCCAGGTGGAGATCATGCTGccttgttttcctcttgctgcctccACCCAGGTCCGGCTAATAGGCCTTTCATTGTTAAATGCAGTCAGGTGACATACAAGGCGGGGTGTCAGGAGCCTCATTCTTGGTGAGAAGCAAGAGGGGCTCAAGTCGGACGTATGGAGGACTTACCTTCTGGCCCATGGAGACTGTACTGTATCCGCAGAGCCTGCTCCCCTTCTGCTGGAGACAGAGCTCGATCTCTCACAGCCTCCGCAGCAGCCAGGGCCTCATGGCACCGGAAGTGCCCGCTGTCCTGCCCTGCCTGGCTGTGCCCACCCTGGGCCCAGGGCAGTAGGCTTGGGGCTCTCCCCCTGCCCGTCTGCCCGCCCGAGGTGCCTCGTGCCTCTCATTGCAGACAAGGTGGAGCCTGAGAACATCAACAGCTACATCAGCCTGAGGCGGCAGATGTTCCTCATCCAGGTAGGCCGGCTGCCCCTCAGGCTGTGGGCGGCCCCTGTGAGGGGGCAACTCCTGTTCCTGGGCCCTCAGTATGCCCTAGACGTGAAGCAGAATGAGATCCAGCGGCTGGAGAGTCTGATGACCAGGGAGGAGGCCGAGCTGGAGCAGGCAGAGAGGTTTCTGGAGAAGGACGCTGCTCTGTTTGACGAGTTCCTCAGGGAAAATGACCGCAGCTCTGTGCAGGCCCTGAGAGTGTGAGCCCCCTGCCCTGTGGGCCTGTCACACCCACCACCTGCaggtccccccccccaacctgtgcACACCCACCCCTCAGGCCTGACACACCCACCATCCAGCCCTGACCCCGGGCCTGTGCACACCTACCCACCAGCTGACCTGCCACATTCCCTTGACTGTCTCCTGACCCCGTTTGAACCCTGatcccacccagccccaccccccacccccagcagctccCCCACGTCCAGCCTGAAGGCAGAGTGGATGCCCTCTTGAACACCCTGCCCTTGGcatcctccccgccccacccccagggctgagAAGGAGTCTAAAGCTAAGATGGAGAAAATCGTCGAGATCCGCGATCTGACCACCCAGATCATGAACATCAAAAGgtgagagcagagggagggggatggcCCCTGCCATCCCTACCAGCACACACCTGGAACCCCCCACTGTCTCAAGGACTTTTCCAGATGAGGtggcagaagccaggagagagtcAGTGGCCGTCCTGGGGGCACACCTCCGAGGCTCGGCTTGCCGGGCTCCCCTGCTCCACCCTGAGAGAGCGGCTGCTGCTCTGGGCTGTGAGCTTGCTGGGTCCTTGCACCCAGTGCTCCTATGCCTGTCCTCCAGGAGGATTGGGGCCCCAGCGACCGAGTCTGACCTCACCCATCCTCTCCCTGGTCTAGTGAAATCTCCAAGTTTGAAGACACTCTGCAACATTACAAGGTCTACAGGGACTTCCTGTACAAGCTGTCACCCAAGGAATGGTTGGAAGAACAGGAGCGAAAGCGCCTGGCACTCAGAAATGCTAAGGAGGCGGTCGAGACCTTCAAGGAGAGCGTGCTGTTCTCCCAGCTCGGGGACAGAGGTAGCCGGGAGGGGAGGGCCTGCCTGGTGCCCCTTGACTCTGTGGCGTCCAGGCCATGGGCTAACTCTTAGACTCCTTGCAGAGCCCCGGGGTTCAGCCCACAAGTTCACTCCTGGGAGATGGGACCAGTTCTCAAAGCCAAGCTTCCTCCTGCAGCAGAGGCTGGACAGTTTGGGGGGTCCTGGGGAACTCTGTGCCCCTGAGCCATCAGGGTCCCCTCCCTTGCTTCCTGTAGGACCTGGGATCAAGGGCAAGACGGGCTTCAGAGGTACGTGGCTTCCCCAGGCTGGCGGGGCCCTACCTCAGGCAGGGCAGGTGGACacctttcctctgcttcctccagaGTGGCAGGGCTCAAAGAAGCCTGCCAAGCTCCTGCAGGTGATGCAGCTGCGGCAGTTCCTGTCTGGCACTGCCAACCCCCAGCAGGGCAACCAGCCCAGCATGCCTGGCGGGCTGGACCCCAAAAGGTGAGTGGTCTTGGGAGGCTCAGAGGTAGCTGGCCTGCTGGGCAGTGGACCCTGATGGCTCTGGCCAGGGGCGCCCCAGATGGACCCGACCCTGCTTGGAGTGTCTAAAATTGGACTTCAGCCTGAAAATCAAGttgtttttcaaacatttatttttgtctgatttgatGAACTTGAACCTGGGGTGGCCCACTTGGGTAGAACAGTCACatgtacttttaaatttaattgtttttagggccacacccatggcatatggaagttcccaggctaggggtctaatcagagctatagctgctggtctacaccacagccacgccagatccaaactgagtctccgacctacaccacagttcacatcgttactggatccttaacccactgagcgaggccagggatcgaaccctcatcctcatggagcccAGTCAGAtccattagccactgagccacgaagggaactcctagaataatgtTTGATCTATCCAAGTTGACATGCAAAATCCATTGTCACGGGTCTCAGGGCTGGGTCTGTAGGTGGTGCAGAGCCATCCTGGGTCTGACAGCTGCGTTAGTCCCTCCATGCTCCAGTGGAAGACCAGGCCGCCTCCTGGGGGCAAGGTCCAGCCCCAGGGAGTTGCCCCATAGCCCCTCCAACACCCGCCTCCGGGACCACCATGCACCTCAGACCCCTCCTGGATCTCTTCCCGCAGGGCCCgaaccctgccccccaccccccacatacCCACTGTCGAATACCCATGACAGTGACCACAGGCCCTCGTGCCCCCTCCTCCCTATCCTCTTGCTCTTCCAGCTCAGCCACCCCAAAGCCCAGCCCCTCCAGGAGGATGGCCCACAGGATGGGAGCTAACTGGGGCATTAAGCAGCCAGGCAGGGCTGGAAGCCCAGCAGAGCTGGAAGGTCCAGGGCCTTAGGGACTGGGAAGTTTCAGCAGAGCACTGATACAATTAGACTTGggtcttcttttgcctttttctctgaTACTGAAGTGCCACTGGCATATCCAAATGCACAGGCTGGGTACAGGCAGCTGGTTAACATGTCCCTATAACCCTTGCTGATGGGGCTGAATTTCCATTTCAGGGGCTGAGGTGTGCTTCCTCTGCCGAGGCTGCCCTCAgccctggagctcccactgtcCTGCTCGTGTCAGGACAGTCCCTGAGAACAGAGGTCTGGCCCCTCCATCTACCAACTGTGTGACCAGGGCCTCTGAGTCCTCTGAGGCAGGTGGTGGGCTGCACGAGGTGCTCAGCTGAACAGGCAGGTGGGGGCTAAAGTTCAGCCCACCCCTAGGTTCCCTCCACCTGGAAGGCAGATTCCCAGACTGGCTGTCTGCGTGGCAGGTGTCTCACTTGCTGAATCGCGTCAGTGTGCATGCCAGGCAGGCACAGGCCTGGTGAGCGTGTGAACTGTCAGCGTGGGCCCTTCCACAGGCCCTGGGCTGCTCTTCGTCCACTTCAGGAAGGTCAGGGCCTGGAGGCTGCAAGCTGGCCCTGACAGCACCTGGGTCAGTGGAAGCTGCCCACCTGGGCAGGGCGCAGGCTAGAGCGGCCGGGAAGGGCCACAGAAGCAGGCTTGATATCTGTCCAGGCCCTGAGCAGTGTTTGCAGCCCACACAGCTTTTCCTGCTCCTTTGGGCTGGCCCAGTAACCCCCTGTCCCACCGGGCTCAGGGTCCGTTGGAGGTGGCGTGAGTGTCACAACAGCTGTGAGTGGGATCATCAGGGACAAGTGCTACTAAGGCCAAATCTGACAGGAGGTGGCACTTAGAAAAAGAGTggcaaatgggagctgcaggagCACAGGTCCTGAGGGGGCGTTGGTACCTTGAGGGAGCTGGTGGGCATGAGCAGAGCAGCCTCGGGCAGGGGGCCCACAGGCCCCggggaggaggcagagctttATTCTAAGGGAAAAAGATGAGCTAATGGATGTAGAAACCCTTCTTCCACTACCGTGTGAtggcagaggggctgagtggaggTTGGTGACAGTGCCTTGGCCACTTGGACAGAGGAGGGGACAAGGGGTGGGGCTGGACGAGACGGCCCTTGGGCCTCCATGGGTGCCCTGACCCCATGACTCTGCAGGTCCAGCTCTGCCCTCCCAGTGCAGGAGGACCCAGACAGCGACGGGGAGGTCAGTGCCCCTCTGCGGGGGTGGGGCGAGGAGCCCGCCACTGTCCACACCCAcatgtggctctggttgcaggAGCTGGAGCTGTACTTCACGGAGCCCCAGCAGCTCCTGGATGTCTTCGTGAAGCTGGAAGAGCAGAACCTCTCGCTGATCCAGAACACCCAGGAGACGGAGGAGGCCTTGGAGGAGCTGAGCTTCACCCTGAAAAACACCCAGATCCGCATGTAGGTCTCATGCCGGGCACCTGGGCAGTGA encodes the following:
- the CFAP100 gene encoding cilia- and flagella-associated protein 100 isoform X5 yields the protein MSSFSVRASSFARMSKILLPTLSKDLSLHNKNSPESMDKSSSSITEEKKKHEKKSKVSMMLPDRSDNPFHMSEDVDFFLLRDKERNKSLADREKKKMLRVHEKMTSSSKVSAKHASLRRELQLEDEMEDLEVQAHAEQLRTFHDQMAWKLSKTRDKVEPENINSYISLRRQMFLIQVGRLPLRLWAAPVRGQLLFLGPQYALDVKQNEIQRLESLMTREEAELEQAERFLEKDAALFDEFLRENDRSSVQALRVAEKESKAKMEKIVEIRDLTTQIMNIKSEISKFEDTLQHYKVYRDFLYKLSPKEWLEEQERKRLALRNAKEAVETFKESVLFSQLGDRGPGIKGKTGFRGTWLPQAGGALPQAGQVDTFPLLPPEWQGSKKPAKLLQVMQLRQFLSGTANPQQGNQPSMPGGLDPKRSSSALPVQEDPDSDGEVSAPLRGWGEEPATVHTHMWLWLQELELYFTEPQQLLDVFVKLEEQNLSLIQNTQETEEALEELSFTLKNTQIRMDREVNQLKQWITTLMMSIAKEEETAAELELKARVFHFGEYKGDQEDKLLESLNRKVLDVYRHCVGGQQESSLGTVQMLATIEHQLDELLENLEHVPQAKIEQAEKTKEKERRLRLREEKAKLQKELQEERLQRAQARAQAEIKRKRGRRLLCRSRPPAQKMKAPSERELLDKDNEEQLFFFT
- the CFAP100 gene encoding cilia- and flagella-associated protein 100 isoform X1, producing MSSFSVRASSFARMSKILLPTLSKDLSLHNKNSPESMDKSSSSITEEKKKHEKKSKVSMMLPDRSDNPFHMSEDVDFFLLRDKERNKSLADREKKKMLRVHEKMTSSSKVSAKHASLRRELQLEDEMEDLEVQAHAEQLRTFHDQMAWKLSKTRDKVEPENINSYISLRRQMFLIQVGRLPLRLWAAPVRGQLLFLGPQYALDVKQNEIQRLESLMTREEAELEQAERFLEKDAALFDEFLRENDRSSVQALRVAEKESKAKMEKIVEIRDLTTQIMNIKSEISKFEDTLQHYKVYRDFLYKLSPKEWLEEQERKRLALRNAKEAVETFKESVLFSQLGDREPRGSAHKFTPGRWDQFSKPSFLLQQRLDSLGGPGELCAPEPSGSPPLLPVGPGIKGKTGFRGTWLPQAGGALPQAGQVDTFPLLPPEWQGSKKPAKLLQVMQLRQFLSGTANPQQGNQPSMPGGLDPKRSSSALPVQEDPDSDGEVSAPLRGWGEEPATVHTHMWLWLQELELYFTEPQQLLDVFVKLEEQNLSLIQNTQETEEALEELSFTLKNTQIRMDREVNQLKQWITTLMMSIAKEEETAAELELKARVFHFGEYKGDQEDKLLESLNRKVLDVYRHCVGGQQESSLGTVQMLATIEHQLDELLENLEHVPQAKIEQAEKTKEKERRLRLREEKAKLQKELQEERLQRAQARAQAEIKRKRGRRLLCRSRPPAQKMKAPSERELLDKDNEEQLFFFT
- the CFAP100 gene encoding cilia- and flagella-associated protein 100 isoform X9, which translates into the protein MSSFSVRASSFARMSKILLPTLSKDLSLHNKNSPESMDKSSSSITEEKKKHEKKSKVSMMLPDRSDNPFHMSEDVDFFLLRDKERNKSLADREKKKMLRVHEKMTSSSKVSAKHASLRRELQLEDEMEDLEVQAHAEQLRTFHDQMAWKLSKTRDKVEPENINSYISLRRQMFLIQYALDVKQNEIQRLESLMTREEAELEQAERFLEKDAALFDEFLRENDRSSVQALRVAEKESKAKMEKIVEIRDLTTQIMNIKSEISKFEDTLQHYKVYRDFLYKLSPKEWLEEQERKRLALRNAKEAVETFKESVLFSQLGDREPRGSAHKFTPGRWDQFSKPSFLLQQRLDSLGGPGELCAPEPSGSPPLLPVGPGIKGKTGFRGTWLPQAGGALPQAGQVDTFPLLPPEWQGSKKPAKLLQVMQLRQFLSGTANPQQGNQPSMPGGLDPKRSSSALPVQEDPDSDGEELELYFTEPQQLLDVFVKLEEQNLSLIQNTQETEEALEELSFTLKNTQIRMDREVNQLKQWITTLMMSIAKEEETAAELELKARVFHFGEYKGDQEDKLLESLNRKVLDVYRHCVGGQQESSLGTVQMLATIEHQLDELLENLEHVPQAKIEQAEKTKEKERRLRLREEKAKLQKELQEERLQRAQARAQAEIKRKRGRRLLCRSRPPAQKMKAPSERELLDKDNEEQLFFFT